One Tamandua tetradactyla isolate mTamTet1 chromosome 20, mTamTet1.pri, whole genome shotgun sequence DNA segment encodes these proteins:
- the LOC143664813 gene encoding uncharacterized protein LOC143664813 isoform X2: MTFSDVVVDFTWEEWALLDPSQRKLFREVMLDNISHLVSVGCKIFKSDVLSQLAQGEEVWREEIGFFQNQNQVRKSAFKIQEMILMQSTCRKDTSNIMSLQITHMQKNSIKCNYLQENFMNRSIVSHQALIQMRKKPCFHKPFAKVLSDESSFNHNNSKSQECHQSAKAFIKSSENRWYNATLIGNKQYGCILCGKTFNQSSNLQKHERTHRGEKPHEFHLCGKAFRLSSHLQQHERTHTGEKPYECHSCGKAFNHCSFLKKHERSHTGEKPYKCLLCGKAFGQCSTLKQHERTHTGEKPHKCHLCGKAFSRSSHLQSHERIHAGEKSNQCNLCGKAHSESAYLCQHVRTHAEEKTRECHVCGKSFSRSHLQRHERIHTGEKPHECHLCGKAFSESAHLRQHKRSHTGEKPYECHACGKMFSQSSNLQRHERIHKRKKPHEGHLCGKAFSESDYLHQHERSHSKETV, from the exons ATGACCTTCAGTGATGTAGTTGTAGACTTCACCTGGGAAGAGTGGGCCTTACTAGACCcatcccagagaaagctgttcagagaagTGATGCTGGATAATATCAGTCATCTGGTCTCAGTGG GATGTAAGATCTTCAAGTCAGATGTGCTTTCCCAGTTGGCACAAGGAGAGGAAGTGTGGAGAGAAGAAATAGGATTTTTCCAAAACCAGAATCAAG TCAGAAAAAGTGCCTTTAAAATACAAGAAATGATACTCATGCAATCTACCTGCAGAAAAGACACTTCTAACATCATGTCTTTG CAGATAactcacatgcaaaagaattccATTAAATGCAATTATTTGCAAGAAAATTTCATGAACAGATCCATAGTGAGTCACCAAGCATTAATtcaaatgagaaagaaaccatgtttCCACAAACCATTTGCAAAAGTCCTCAGTGATGAGTCATCTTTTAATCACAATAATAGTAAATCACAGGAATGTCATCAAAGTGCTAAAGCCTTTATTAAAAGctctgaaaacagatggtacaATGCGACTCTCATTGGAAATAAACAATACGGATGCATtttatgtgggaaaaccttcaatCAATCTTCTAATCTTcaaaaacatgagagaactcacagaggagagaaaccccatgaattccatctatgtgggaaagccttcaggcTATCTTCTCATCTtcaacaacatgagagaactcacactggagagaaaccttatgaatgccattcatgtggaaaagccttcaatCATTGCTCTTTCCTTAAAAAACATGAGAGatctcacactggagagaaaccctataaatgccttctatgtgggaaagcctttggaCAGTGCTCTACccttaaacaacatgagagaactcacactggagagaaaccccataaatgtcatttatgtgggaaagcctttagtcGATCTTCTCATCTTCAAAGTCATGAGAGAATTCATGCAGGAGAGAAATCCAATCAATGCAATCTCTGTGGAAAAGCCCACAGCGAATCTGCTTATCTTTGCCAACATGTAAGAACTCATGCAGAAGAGAAAACTCGTGAATGTCATGTATGTGGGAAAAGCTTCAGTCGATCTCATCTTCAAagacatgagagaattcacacaggagagaaaccccatgaatgtcatctatgtgggaaagccttcagtgaATCTGCTCATCTTCGCCAACATAAGAGaagtcacactggagagaaaccctatgaatgccatgCATGTGGGAAAATGTTCAGTCAGTCTTCTAATCTTCAAagacatgagagaattcacaaaagaaagaaaccccATGAAGGTCActtatgtggaaaagcctttagtGAATCTGATTATCTTCACCAACATGAGAGGTCACACTCGAAAGAAACAGTGTGA
- the LOC143664813 gene encoding uncharacterized protein LOC143664813 isoform X3 — protein MAVAAVALVRCKIFKSDVLSQLAQGEEVWREEIGFFQNQNQVRKSAFKIQEMILMQSTCRKDTSNIMSLQITHMQKNSIKCNYLQENFMNRSIVSHQALIQMRKKPCFHKPFAKVLSDESSFNHNNSKSQECHQSAKAFIKSSENRWYNATLIGNKQYGCILCGKTFNQSSNLQKHERTHRGEKPHEFHLCGKAFRLSSHLQQHERTHTGEKPYECHSCGKAFNHCSFLKKHERSHTGEKPYKCLLCGKAFGQCSTLKQHERTHTGEKPHKCHLCGKAFSRSSHLQSHERIHAGEKSNQCNLCGKAHSESAYLCQHVRTHAEEKTRECHVCGKSFSRSHLQRHERIHTGEKPHECHLCGKAFSESAHLRQHKRSHTGEKPYECHACGKMFSQSSNLQRHERIHKRKKPHEGHLCGKAFSESDYLHQHERSHSKETV, from the exons GATGTAAGATCTTCAAGTCAGATGTGCTTTCCCAGTTGGCACAAGGAGAGGAAGTGTGGAGAGAAGAAATAGGATTTTTCCAAAACCAGAATCAAG TCAGAAAAAGTGCCTTTAAAATACAAGAAATGATACTCATGCAATCTACCTGCAGAAAAGACACTTCTAACATCATGTCTTTG CAGATAactcacatgcaaaagaattccATTAAATGCAATTATTTGCAAGAAAATTTCATGAACAGATCCATAGTGAGTCACCAAGCATTAATtcaaatgagaaagaaaccatgtttCCACAAACCATTTGCAAAAGTCCTCAGTGATGAGTCATCTTTTAATCACAATAATAGTAAATCACAGGAATGTCATCAAAGTGCTAAAGCCTTTATTAAAAGctctgaaaacagatggtacaATGCGACTCTCATTGGAAATAAACAATACGGATGCATtttatgtgggaaaaccttcaatCAATCTTCTAATCTTcaaaaacatgagagaactcacagaggagagaaaccccatgaattccatctatgtgggaaagccttcaggcTATCTTCTCATCTtcaacaacatgagagaactcacactggagagaaaccttatgaatgccattcatgtggaaaagccttcaatCATTGCTCTTTCCTTAAAAAACATGAGAGatctcacactggagagaaaccctataaatgccttctatgtgggaaagcctttggaCAGTGCTCTACccttaaacaacatgagagaactcacactggagagaaaccccataaatgtcatttatgtgggaaagcctttagtcGATCTTCTCATCTTCAAAGTCATGAGAGAATTCATGCAGGAGAGAAATCCAATCAATGCAATCTCTGTGGAAAAGCCCACAGCGAATCTGCTTATCTTTGCCAACATGTAAGAACTCATGCAGAAGAGAAAACTCGTGAATGTCATGTATGTGGGAAAAGCTTCAGTCGATCTCATCTTCAAagacatgagagaattcacacaggagagaaaccccatgaatgtcatctatgtgggaaagccttcagtgaATCTGCTCATCTTCGCCAACATAAGAGaagtcacactggagagaaaccctatgaatgccatgCATGTGGGAAAATGTTCAGTCAGTCTTCTAATCTTCAAagacatgagagaattcacaaaagaaagaaaccccATGAAGGTCActtatgtggaaaagcctttagtGAATCTGATTATCTTCACCAACATGAGAGGTCACACTCGAAAGAAACAGTGTGA
- the LOC143664813 gene encoding uncharacterized protein LOC143664813 isoform X1: MAVAAVALESMTFSDVVVDFTWEEWALLDPSQRKLFREVMLDNISHLVSVGCKIFKSDVLSQLAQGEEVWREEIGFFQNQNQVRKSAFKIQEMILMQSTCRKDTSNIMSLQITHMQKNSIKCNYLQENFMNRSIVSHQALIQMRKKPCFHKPFAKVLSDESSFNHNNSKSQECHQSAKAFIKSSENRWYNATLIGNKQYGCILCGKTFNQSSNLQKHERTHRGEKPHEFHLCGKAFRLSSHLQQHERTHTGEKPYECHSCGKAFNHCSFLKKHERSHTGEKPYKCLLCGKAFGQCSTLKQHERTHTGEKPHKCHLCGKAFSRSSHLQSHERIHAGEKSNQCNLCGKAHSESAYLCQHVRTHAEEKTRECHVCGKSFSRSHLQRHERIHTGEKPHECHLCGKAFSESAHLRQHKRSHTGEKPYECHACGKMFSQSSNLQRHERIHKRKKPHEGHLCGKAFSESDYLHQHERSHSKETV; the protein is encoded by the exons GAGTCAATGACCTTCAGTGATGTAGTTGTAGACTTCACCTGGGAAGAGTGGGCCTTACTAGACCcatcccagagaaagctgttcagagaagTGATGCTGGATAATATCAGTCATCTGGTCTCAGTGG GATGTAAGATCTTCAAGTCAGATGTGCTTTCCCAGTTGGCACAAGGAGAGGAAGTGTGGAGAGAAGAAATAGGATTTTTCCAAAACCAGAATCAAG TCAGAAAAAGTGCCTTTAAAATACAAGAAATGATACTCATGCAATCTACCTGCAGAAAAGACACTTCTAACATCATGTCTTTG CAGATAactcacatgcaaaagaattccATTAAATGCAATTATTTGCAAGAAAATTTCATGAACAGATCCATAGTGAGTCACCAAGCATTAATtcaaatgagaaagaaaccatgtttCCACAAACCATTTGCAAAAGTCCTCAGTGATGAGTCATCTTTTAATCACAATAATAGTAAATCACAGGAATGTCATCAAAGTGCTAAAGCCTTTATTAAAAGctctgaaaacagatggtacaATGCGACTCTCATTGGAAATAAACAATACGGATGCATtttatgtgggaaaaccttcaatCAATCTTCTAATCTTcaaaaacatgagagaactcacagaggagagaaaccccatgaattccatctatgtgggaaagccttcaggcTATCTTCTCATCTtcaacaacatgagagaactcacactggagagaaaccttatgaatgccattcatgtggaaaagccttcaatCATTGCTCTTTCCTTAAAAAACATGAGAGatctcacactggagagaaaccctataaatgccttctatgtgggaaagcctttggaCAGTGCTCTACccttaaacaacatgagagaactcacactggagagaaaccccataaatgtcatttatgtgggaaagcctttagtcGATCTTCTCATCTTCAAAGTCATGAGAGAATTCATGCAGGAGAGAAATCCAATCAATGCAATCTCTGTGGAAAAGCCCACAGCGAATCTGCTTATCTTTGCCAACATGTAAGAACTCATGCAGAAGAGAAAACTCGTGAATGTCATGTATGTGGGAAAAGCTTCAGTCGATCTCATCTTCAAagacatgagagaattcacacaggagagaaaccccatgaatgtcatctatgtgggaaagccttcagtgaATCTGCTCATCTTCGCCAACATAAGAGaagtcacactggagagaaaccctatgaatgccatgCATGTGGGAAAATGTTCAGTCAGTCTTCTAATCTTCAAagacatgagagaattcacaaaagaaagaaaccccATGAAGGTCActtatgtggaaaagcctttagtGAATCTGATTATCTTCACCAACATGAGAGGTCACACTCGAAAGAAACAGTGTGA